The following proteins are co-located in the Tripterygium wilfordii isolate XIE 37 chromosome 2, ASM1340144v1, whole genome shotgun sequence genome:
- the LOC120014570 gene encoding uncharacterized protein LOC120014570 isoform X2: protein MAPSSYHIRSNSIPDRSHPVQVELKEQLRRLRSSEATSTSSSSSICHQLKGLQDLHDCVNKWLLLPLTQQSLAQGQHEKWVDELLDGYLGLLDVCDTAKDALLQMKECSQGLESSLRRCGSEPRLLASAVRRYLTTIKAVEKSINKALGKLKRLEASFPKHHDSNEMDSVLKDVEAITVMVLESLLSFISSSQKTATKLSGSVKKEKSDSSKHVKDVQNQLKDLELCIQDLEGGLESLYRHLIKTRVSFLNIITH, encoded by the exons ATGGCTCCATCTTCTTACCACATTCGCTCTAACAGCATCCCAGACAGATCACACCCTGTCCAAGTGGAACTCAAGGAGCAATTGAGAAGATTAAGATCCTCTGAAGCCACCTctacttcatcatcatcatcaatctgCCACCAACTAAAGGGGCTTCAAGATCTTCATGACTGTGTCAATAAGTGGCTTCTATTACCCCTTACACAGCAATCATTAGCCCAAGGACAGCATGAGAAATGGGTTGATGAGCTGTTGGACGGATATCTCGGGCTCTTGGATGTGTGCGACACTGCTAAGGATGCCTTGCTGCAAATGAAAGAATGCTCTCAAGGACTTGagtcatctttgaggagatGTGGAAGTGAGCCAAGGCTGCTTGCAAGTGCGGTTAGGAGGTACTTAACCACCATCAAAGCAGTGGAAAAGTCAATCAACAAGGCCCTGGGGAAATTGAAGCGTCTGGAAGCATCTTTTCCTAAGCACCATGACAGCAATGAAATGGATAGTGTGCTGAAGGATGTGGAAGCAATCACAGTCATGGTATTGGAATCCTTGCTGTCCTTTATTTCCTCCTCTCAAAAGACAGCAACAAAGCTAAGTGG CAGtgtcaagaaagaaaaatctgaTAGCAGCAAGCATGTGAAGGATGTGCAAAACCAGCTCAAAGATTTGGAGTTGTGCATTCAAGATCTCGAAGGAGGCCTTGAGAGCCTCTATAGGCATTTGATCAAAACCAGAGTCTCTTTTCTCAACATCATCACTCACTAG
- the LOC120014570 gene encoding uncharacterized protein LOC120014570 isoform X1, with the protein MAPSSYHIRSNSIPDRSHPVQVELKEQLRRLRSSEATSTSSSSSICHQLKGLQDLHDCVNKWLLLPLTQQSLAQGQHEKWVDELLDGYLGLLDVCDTAKDALLQMKECSQGLESSLRRCGSEPRLLASAVRRYLTTIKAVEKSINKALGKLKRLEASFPKHHDSNEMDSVLKDVEAITVMVLESLLSFISSSQKTATKLSGWSLVSKLLKTKRIASEENDNTNEFQKIDVALQTLTSVKKEKSDSSKHVKDVQNQLKDLELCIQDLEGGLESLYRHLIKTRVSFLNIITH; encoded by the coding sequence ATGGCTCCATCTTCTTACCACATTCGCTCTAACAGCATCCCAGACAGATCACACCCTGTCCAAGTGGAACTCAAGGAGCAATTGAGAAGATTAAGATCCTCTGAAGCCACCTctacttcatcatcatcatcaatctgCCACCAACTAAAGGGGCTTCAAGATCTTCATGACTGTGTCAATAAGTGGCTTCTATTACCCCTTACACAGCAATCATTAGCCCAAGGACAGCATGAGAAATGGGTTGATGAGCTGTTGGACGGATATCTCGGGCTCTTGGATGTGTGCGACACTGCTAAGGATGCCTTGCTGCAAATGAAAGAATGCTCTCAAGGACTTGagtcatctttgaggagatGTGGAAGTGAGCCAAGGCTGCTTGCAAGTGCGGTTAGGAGGTACTTAACCACCATCAAAGCAGTGGAAAAGTCAATCAACAAGGCCCTGGGGAAATTGAAGCGTCTGGAAGCATCTTTTCCTAAGCACCATGACAGCAATGAAATGGATAGTGTGCTGAAGGATGTGGAAGCAATCACAGTCATGGTATTGGAATCCTTGCTGTCCTTTATTTCCTCCTCTCAAAAGACAGCAACAAAGCTAAGTGGTTGGTCATTGGTGTCCAAGTTATTAAAGACTAAAAGGATTGCATCTGAGGAAAATGAcaatacaaatgaatttcaaaaGATAGATGTTGCACTTCAGACCCTCACCAGtgtcaagaaagaaaaatctgaTAGCAGCAAGCATGTGAAGGATGTGCAAAACCAGCTCAAAGATTTGGAGTTGTGCATTCAAGATCTCGAAGGAGGCCTTGAGAGCCTCTATAGGCATTTGATCAAAACCAGAGTCTCTTTTCTCAACATCATCACTCACTAG